CCAAGGCGCGCTGTTGCGTGCCTTGGGTGCAGAGCGGCAGTTGCTGATCAAGGCACGGCGCATCGAGTTCGGTTTGCTCGGTGCGGTCAGCGGCCTGCTTGCAGCGATCGGTTCGGAAGTGGTGAGTCTGGTGTTGTATCGCTACGCGTTCGATCTACCGTGGCACCCTCATCCGTGGTTGCTGGTGCTGCCGTTGATTGGCGCGGCGCTGATTGGTGGTGCCGGCGTGTTCGGTACGCGTCGGGCGCTCAACGCAAGTCCACTGACAGTGTTGCGTGAGGGTTGATAGACTCAGGCGGTCTTAATCACAAGAAGTTGCCATGAGCCGTTATCGCCCTCCCCGCACCGCCGGCACCGCGCTGATCACCCCTGAAGGTGAAGCGCGGATGCGTGCCGAATTTCATGAGCTGTGGCATGTGCGCCGCCCGCAGGTGACGCAATCGGTCAGCGAGGCAGCGGCTCAGGGTGATCGCTCGGAAAACGCCGAATACACCTACGGCAAGAAAATGCTGCGCGAGATCGACAGTCGCGTGCGCTTTCTGACCAAACGTCTGGAAGCGTTGAAAGTCGTCAGTGAAAAACCCAGTGATCCGAACAAGGTCTACTTCGGCGCGTGGGTGACCATCGAAGACGAAGACGGCAAGCAATCGCGCTACCGCATCGTCGGTCCGGATGAACTGGATCTGAAACTGGGCCTGATCAGCATCGACTCACCACTGGCCCGCGCCTTGATCGGCAAGGCGCTGGATGCGGAAGTCAGGGTGCAGACGCCAACCGGTGAGCAGTTCGTTTACATCGTCGCTATCGACTATCCGTAAAGCGTATTAGCGGCGAGTGATCAGGCCCTGCCGCGCAACGCGGACCAGTTGCTTGATCATCTCTGGCGCATCTTCGGCAGTCGGGGCCTGAATCACCGCAAGATCAAAACTGTCAGTGGCAAAACGTGCCAGCGACTCGCCGTCTTCGACAAACTGGATGAGGAACGCGGCAGGACCGCCGCTGCGACGTGGCCAGCCATCGAGATAACGCAACAGCGTCGGCTGATGTTTGCCGCCAAGGAGAATTTTCGGGTTGCGCTGGGTGATATGTGCCGTGATCGGCGCGGGACGTGCTGGAGGGCGTAGTGCATTCATCGTGTCGTGTCTCTGCCTCAAAAGTCTGCATGGCAGGTGAGAGGCAACACCGAACCAGCGCTTTAGCGGTATTTCGAAGCCCTGTTTCGGCTTCTGACGGCAACTGTTGAAGTCACCTGGCGCCCCGCAAGTAGCTGTTTAAATCGGCGCATGGGCAACATCCTAGAGAACGTGACCGATCAGTGTCAAGAATCAGCCGCAACAAAAAAGGCCCGCACGATGCGGGCCTATTTCCTTGAGCCAGAGCGCTCAACCGGCGATGGCGCGATCCACCGAGAGCTTGCCGGCGCCTTCGATCAGCACGGCGAGACTGCCACCGAGCAGGGCCAGAGCGAACTCGTAACCGTTGTTAGCCATAAACAGACCGTTGCTGATGTGTACGGTGAAGATCGCCACCAGCGACAGGAAGGTCAGACCCAATGCTGCCGGACGTACCAGCAGGCCGATGATCAAAGCCAGGCCAGCGAAGAACTCAGTACCGCCCGCCAGGGTCGCCATCAGGTAGCCCGGGTGCAGGCCAATGCTGTCCATGTACTGAGCCGTGCCCGCCAGACCATACCCACCGAACAGACCGAAGAGTT
This region of Pseudomonas sp. R84 genomic DNA includes:
- a CDS encoding DoxX family protein, with translation MSSLINKVLFTRAGYGLTILRIAVGVIFAAHGSQKLFGLFGGYGLAGTAQYMDSIGLHPGYLMATLAGGTEFFAGLALIIGLLVRPAALGLTFLSLVAIFTVHISNGLFMANNGYEFALALLGGSLAVLIEGAGKLSVDRAIAG
- the greB gene encoding transcription elongation factor GreB codes for the protein MSRYRPPRTAGTALITPEGEARMRAEFHELWHVRRPQVTQSVSEAAAQGDRSENAEYTYGKKMLREIDSRVRFLTKRLEALKVVSEKPSDPNKVYFGAWVTIEDEDGKQSRYRIVGPDELDLKLGLISIDSPLARALIGKALDAEVRVQTPTGEQFVYIVAIDYP